The following proteins are encoded in a genomic region of Bernardetia sp. MNP-M8:
- a CDS encoding Stp1/IreP family PP2C-type Ser/Thr phosphatase, with protein sequence MPLSTSKSAQFAQFVHIEQTHTGKIRKHNEDACAIFETPNGLLCVVCDGMGGHLGGERASKLALEKIGEYMSSKRFDLAKLNDALDQSFASAHAAIAYEAETNPLLKGMGTTCVAILFHPDATFCAHVGDSRLYIFRNNELIRLTKDHSFVQNLIDEGIITEAESSYHPKRNLIERALGSDDAQPDIANLGRVLQNLRVGDVFLLCSDGLSNELDDVEIKNFLENETLALEEKVERMMEYALKAGGKDNITIQLIEKVE encoded by the coding sequence ATGCCACTTTCTACTTCAAAATCTGCTCAATTTGCCCAATTTGTTCATATAGAACAAACGCATACAGGAAAAATCCGTAAACATAATGAAGACGCTTGTGCTATCTTCGAAACTCCAAACGGTCTTTTGTGTGTTGTTTGTGATGGAATGGGAGGGCATTTGGGAGGTGAACGAGCCTCAAAACTTGCTTTAGAAAAAATAGGAGAATATATGTCTTCCAAGCGTTTTGATTTGGCAAAACTAAATGATGCTTTAGACCAATCTTTTGCGTCTGCTCATGCAGCCATTGCTTATGAGGCTGAAACAAATCCTTTATTAAAAGGAATGGGAACAACATGTGTTGCTATTTTATTTCACCCAGATGCTACTTTTTGCGCTCATGTGGGTGATAGCCGTTTGTATATTTTTAGAAATAATGAACTTATTAGACTAACAAAAGATCATTCTTTCGTTCAAAACCTGATAGATGAAGGCATAATTACAGAAGCAGAATCGTCTTATCATCCAAAAAGAAATTTGATAGAACGTGCCTTAGGTTCTGATGATGCTCAACCAGATATTGCTAATTTAGGCAGAGTTTTACAAAACCTTAGAGTAGGAGATGTGTTTTTACTTTGCTCTGACGGACTCTCAAATGAATTAGATGATGTAGAAATCAAAAATTTTCTTGAAAATGAAACCCTTGCTTTAGAAGAAAAAGTAGAAAGAATGATGGAATATGCTCTTAAAGCAGGAGGAAAAGATAATATAACAATTCAACTCATTGAAAAAGTAGAGTAA
- a CDS encoding RluA family pseudouridine synthase gives MNTEKEDQTNNDFVKTNTLEEVENTEQIEKVEIEMAEPLDEPFDDDEDEENLYEHYRIKVDGKQLLLRIDKYLMERLPRVTRNRLQTAIKGGYVKVNEKQVKPSYKVLPHDVITVRLPDPVRDLKKVEPENIPLKVVYEDKDLMIVFKPAGTVSHPATDNWTGTLANAIAYHMEQNGEQFLGLSHRIDKDTTGILVVPKTAEARDFIGKQFFHHTIERTYLALVWGEVKADKGTIKGNIARGKNDRRVMTVHPDGERGKHAVTHYKVIKRLRYVTLVQCNLETGRTHQIRAHMKHIGHPLFGDYMYGGNKILQGSVFSKYKTFVDNCFTILPRQALHAKSLGFEHPTTKKWIQFDSELPEDIVQVIEKWENYVKYT, from the coding sequence ATGAATACAGAAAAAGAAGATCAAACAAATAACGATTTTGTAAAAACTAACACTCTTGAGGAAGTTGAAAATACGGAACAAATTGAAAAGGTAGAAATTGAAATGGCAGAGCCTTTAGATGAACCTTTTGATGATGATGAAGATGAAGAAAATCTTTACGAACATTATCGTATAAAAGTAGATGGAAAGCAGTTATTATTGCGTATCGATAAATACTTAATGGAGCGTTTGCCTAGAGTTACTCGCAATCGCTTACAAACAGCGATAAAAGGAGGATATGTAAAAGTAAATGAAAAACAAGTAAAACCGAGTTATAAAGTTTTGCCTCATGATGTAATTACGGTGCGTTTGCCTGACCCTGTTCGTGATTTGAAAAAGGTTGAACCTGAAAACATTCCTTTAAAAGTAGTATATGAAGATAAAGACTTGATGATTGTTTTCAAACCTGCAGGCACAGTTTCACACCCTGCTACGGACAACTGGACAGGAACGCTTGCCAATGCAATAGCGTATCATATGGAACAAAATGGTGAGCAGTTTTTAGGGCTTTCTCATAGAATAGACAAAGATACCACAGGAATTTTGGTAGTTCCCAAAACAGCAGAAGCAAGAGATTTTATAGGAAAACAGTTTTTTCATCATACTATTGAGCGTACTTATTTGGCTTTAGTTTGGGGAGAAGTAAAAGCCGATAAAGGAACAATAAAAGGAAATATTGCAAGAGGAAAAAATGATCGTCGTGTGATGACTGTCCACCCAGATGGTGAACGTGGCAAGCATGCCGTTACGCATTATAAGGTAATTAAGCGTTTGCGTTATGTTACTTTAGTACAGTGTAATCTTGAAACAGGACGTACACATCAAATCAGAGCGCACATGAAACATATTGGACACCCTCTTTTTGGTGACTACATGTATGGAGGAAATAAAATTTTGCAAGGCTCTGTGTTTTCAAAATATAAAACTTTTGTAGACAACTGTTTTACAATTTTGCCTCGTCAAGCTCTTCATGCAAAATCCTTAGGATTCGAACATCCGACAACGAAAAAATGGATTCAGTTTGATTCTGAACTACCAGAGGATATAGTACAAGTAATTGAGAAATGGGAAAATTATGTGAAATATACTTAA
- a CDS encoding SpoIIE family protein phosphatase — protein sequence MFLFATITLAAMLLWYDAQMHRIEKLTATLSQVDLDIRQTDKLERDFFSSEALNLDFYETGDSYYVLQHQELTSKLRNDLLDLRTHPLIPSAHLRHRIDTLRRSVIKYETTFDDLVTKIYQRGFKNQGYEGKMSEHLDSLLKTPLDKLYLYRIRQAEQRFLLYKEESQIEQVNALLIEFQNHIEEFTQKEYKNIAIRTEKRTEWKELTNKYETLWRRLAGTERKIGYRSKLGLKGKLNQLSNQIEVAIEDINKEVHKDSEEFRKKSRTKLIWVVSASIFLNLILGLWMIRKLGTPIKRISEAIHNVIENDFSVEWQPIQIRHKDEIGRLSKDVNLLVSRILERTAEVFQQNEELQAQKSELEQQTEEILAQRDLVESKNQSIYAQNEYLEKQQEKIQLQNKNITASINYAKRIQKAMLPSQNRLEEILPKSFVYFNPRDIVSGDFYFFAEKDDKIVIAAVDCTGHGVPGAFMSVIGNDLLTQIVIWRGITESNLILNELHNGIVQTLKQEETENRDGMDISLCVLDKKTNEIQYSGAKNSLLFITPNGKVNQIKGDRHHVGGVARQIERDFTAHKIQPEKGTRCYLLTDGYLDQFGGKHSKKYSTKRFQLFIEKLKTFHIFELQHEVERNFIEWKGSEKQIDDVLVIGFEV from the coding sequence GTGTTCCTCTTTGCAACTATTACCTTAGCAGCAATGCTTCTTTGGTATGATGCTCAGATGCACCGAATAGAAAAACTGACGGCTACACTTTCTCAAGTTGATTTAGATATTCGTCAAACTGATAAACTAGAACGTGATTTTTTTAGTTCAGAAGCTCTAAATTTAGATTTTTACGAAACAGGAGATAGTTATTATGTATTGCAGCATCAAGAGCTTACCTCAAAACTACGAAATGATTTATTAGACCTCCGAACTCATCCTCTTATTCCTTCTGCCCATTTGCGTCATCGCATTGATACATTGCGTCGTTCAGTCATAAAATATGAAACTACTTTTGATGATTTAGTTACAAAAATTTATCAAAGAGGATTCAAAAATCAAGGGTATGAAGGAAAAATGAGCGAACATTTGGATTCTCTTCTCAAAACGCCATTAGATAAACTTTATCTTTATAGAATCAGACAAGCAGAACAGCGTTTTCTTTTATATAAAGAAGAGTCTCAAATCGAACAAGTAAATGCACTTTTAATAGAATTTCAAAACCATATTGAAGAATTTACTCAAAAGGAGTATAAGAATATAGCTATAAGAACCGAAAAACGTACTGAATGGAAAGAATTAACTAATAAATATGAAACTTTGTGGCGAAGGTTAGCAGGAACAGAACGAAAAATAGGATACAGAAGCAAGCTAGGTTTGAAAGGAAAACTCAATCAATTATCTAATCAAATCGAAGTAGCAATTGAAGATATAAACAAAGAAGTACACAAAGATAGCGAAGAGTTTAGAAAGAAAAGTAGGACAAAATTAATCTGGGTAGTAAGTGCAAGTATTTTTTTGAATCTTATTTTAGGATTATGGATGATACGAAAATTAGGAACACCTATAAAAAGAATTTCTGAGGCAATTCATAATGTAATTGAAAATGATTTTTCGGTAGAATGGCAACCCATTCAGATACGTCATAAAGATGAAATAGGAAGGCTTTCTAAAGATGTAAATTTACTTGTTAGCAGGATTTTGGAACGAACAGCCGAAGTATTTCAGCAAAATGAGGAGTTACAAGCACAAAAATCTGAATTGGAACAACAAACCGAAGAAATTTTGGCGCAGCGTGACTTGGTAGAATCGAAAAACCAATCTATTTATGCACAAAATGAATATTTGGAAAAACAACAAGAAAAAATTCAGCTTCAAAATAAAAATATTACAGCAAGTATCAATTATGCAAAACGCATTCAGAAGGCGATGCTGCCAAGTCAAAATCGTTTAGAAGAAATTTTACCAAAATCCTTTGTTTACTTCAATCCTAGAGATATTGTTTCAGGAGATTTCTATTTCTTTGCAGAAAAAGATGATAAAATTGTTATTGCTGCTGTCGATTGTACAGGACATGGCGTTCCAGGGGCGTTTATGTCTGTGATTGGAAATGATTTGCTTACTCAAATTGTTATTTGGAGAGGAATTACAGAAAGTAATTTGATTTTGAATGAATTACATAACGGAATTGTACAAACACTAAAACAAGAAGAAACTGAAAACCGTGATGGAATGGATATTTCTCTATGTGTGTTGGATAAGAAAACAAATGAAATTCAGTATTCAGGTGCAAAAAACTCTTTGCTTTTCATTACACCAAATGGAAAAGTAAATCAAATAAAAGGTGATCGTCATCATGTTGGTGGAGTTGCTAGACAAATAGAAAGAGATTTTACAGCACACAAAATACAACCCGAAAAAGGAACTCGTTGTTATTTACTTACTGATGGATATTTAGACCAATTTGGAGGAAAACACAGTAAAAAATATTCTACCAAACGTTTTCAGTTATTTATAGAAAAACTAAAAACCTTTCATATTTTCGAACTCCAACACGAAGTAGAAAGAAATTTTATTGAATGGAAAGGAAGTGAAAAACAAATTGATGATGTTCTTGTGATTGGTTTTGAAGTGTAA
- a CDS encoding proton-conducting transporter membrane subunit — protein MNDTFYFFSWQDVNFLKSELLLVLAWLLAFCGLLLPKKLTCFFVPFVCSSAVLLNIGLLIFSLGKLETDTTTFFWNDLFYQNRFTYYLKILISVSGLFAIWIQYSSHKSSSFLQKTVSEWFVILLGGILSAQFLLISANIFGIYVSLEMLSICGYLLVVFYDKQILDTSENKKSKGKLIASSFNYLVFGAVSSACLLYGFSWWYGMSGSFSIPIIFHASFNISDIFLNASSTESNQITFLIGFLLIGIGFLFKLAAFPLHFWISEVYKNASSGTIFFLATIPKIAVSGILFFILNYLISIPSNLQEIIFSTLSILGVLSALFGSFLAIQQSNFKRFFAYSGVSQVGFLILLLVYNFQNAVISTNGILIFWIFYILSNAIIWKFCAELESITNTDLSIKNLKNLSFIPKIILSIASLSLAGLPPFGGFLVKMIVIFVAFQNYQNHSNPTFLFSLIGIGLATLIGFFYYLKIPYYLFIKSSVGTMTGEKDFEVNTISTLTLFLTGLLILINVVLAIYAIRFL, from the coding sequence ATGAATGATACTTTTTATTTTTTTTCTTGGCAAGATGTAAATTTTCTTAAATCAGAACTGCTTTTAGTTTTGGCTTGGCTGCTTGCTTTTTGTGGTTTGCTTTTGCCTAAAAAACTAACTTGCTTTTTTGTGCCTTTTGTTTGTAGTTCTGCTGTTTTGCTAAATATTGGTTTGCTTATTTTTTCTTTAGGCAAACTTGAAACAGATACAACTACTTTCTTTTGGAATGATTTATTTTATCAAAATAGATTTACGTACTATCTCAAAATTCTAATTTCAGTTTCTGGACTATTTGCTATTTGGATTCAATATTCTTCTCATAAGTCCTCTTCTTTTTTACAAAAAACAGTTTCAGAATGGTTTGTCATTCTTTTAGGAGGAATTTTGAGCGCACAATTTCTACTTATTTCAGCTAACATTTTTGGAATTTATGTGAGTTTGGAAATGCTGTCTATTTGTGGGTATTTATTAGTTGTTTTTTATGATAAGCAAATTCTTGATACAAGTGAAAATAAAAAAAGTAAAGGAAAACTAATTGCTTCTTCCTTCAATTATCTTGTTTTTGGTGCTGTTAGTTCGGCTTGTTTGCTTTACGGTTTCTCTTGGTGGTATGGAATGAGTGGCTCTTTTTCTATTCCTATTATTTTTCATGCTAGTTTTAATATTTCTGATATTTTTCTCAATGCTTCTTCAACAGAATCAAATCAAATTACTTTTCTGATTGGTTTTCTTTTAATAGGAATTGGTTTTTTATTCAAGCTGGCTGCTTTTCCTCTTCATTTTTGGATAAGTGAAGTCTATAAGAATGCTTCTTCTGGAACTATTTTTTTCTTGGCAACTATTCCCAAAATTGCTGTAAGTGGAATCTTATTTTTTATTCTGAATTATTTAATAAGTATTCCTTCAAACCTTCAAGAAATTATCTTTTCCACGCTTTCTATTTTGGGAGTTTTATCGGCTCTTTTTGGAAGTTTTTTAGCTATTCAACAAAGCAATTTCAAACGTTTTTTTGCGTATTCAGGAGTTTCTCAAGTAGGTTTTTTGATTCTCCTTTTAGTTTATAACTTTCAAAATGCCGTTATTTCTACCAACGGAATTCTGATTTTTTGGATTTTCTATATCCTATCAAATGCTATTATTTGGAAGTTTTGTGCAGAATTAGAAAGCATAACCAATACTGATTTATCAATAAAAAACTTAAAAAACCTTTCTTTTATTCCAAAAATAATTCTTTCTATTGCTTCTCTCTCTTTAGCTGGTTTGCCTCCTTTTGGTGGTTTTTTGGTAAAAATGATTGTGATTTTTGTTGCTTTTCAGAATTATCAAAATCATTCTAATCCTACATTTTTATTTTCTCTTATCGGAATTGGACTAGCAACTCTAATAGGTTTCTTTTATTATCTCAAAATTCCTTATTATTTGTTTATCAAATCGTCGGTGGGGACAATGACAGGAGAAAAAGATTTTGAGGTAAATACAATTTCTACTCTGACACTTTTTTTGACAGGATTATTAATTTTGATAAATGTAGTTTTGGCTATTTATGCGATTCGTTTTTTGTAA
- a CDS encoding DUF5684 domain-containing protein has product MFNLIASSFGGDIPVNLIIEFIFPLGIVFLFYVVRGICLWGIFKKAGKMPWIGLIPILNFIILLDITEKPKGWIIGLFFPLLNYVLYFYIYIELAKKFDKNAWFGVGMVLLPFIFLPVLAFGDAQFQGQKEIFYDDDVLDRG; this is encoded by the coding sequence ATGTTTAACTTAATTGCTTCTTCGTTTGGTGGAGATATTCCTGTCAATTTAATTATAGAGTTTATTTTTCCTCTTGGAATAGTTTTTTTGTTTTATGTTGTGCGTGGAATTTGTTTGTGGGGAATTTTTAAAAAAGCTGGAAAAATGCCTTGGATTGGTCTTATTCCTATTCTTAATTTTATCATTTTGCTAGACATCACAGAAAAGCCTAAAGGTTGGATAATTGGTTTATTTTTTCCTCTCCTGAACTATGTTTTATACTTTTATATCTATATAGAACTTGCCAAAAAATTTGATAAAAATGCTTGGTTTGGTGTAGGAATGGTTCTTTTGCCATTTATATTTCTTCCAGTGCTTGCTTTTGGAGATGCACAATTTCAAGGGCAAAAAGAAATTTTTTATGATGATGATGTTTTAGATAGAGGATAG
- a CDS encoding DUF5684 domain-containing protein encodes MDQNEAALAGMMAMMGTFMLIVVLIQIFIYVCLWKIYEKAGKPGWTALVPIYNLVIMMEIINKPAIWVLYLFIPFYGIYIAIVSVVEFAKVFGKDTGFAIGLILLPIVFYPMLAFGDAQYQGTMAGEKVYDDGILDRG; translated from the coding sequence ATGGATCAGAATGAAGCTGCTTTGGCAGGAATGATGGCAATGATGGGAACATTTATGTTAATTGTTGTCCTTATTCAAATTTTTATTTATGTATGTTTATGGAAAATTTATGAAAAAGCAGGCAAACCTGGTTGGACTGCCTTAGTTCCTATCTATAACTTAGTCATTATGATGGAAATTATTAACAAACCAGCCATTTGGGTTTTGTATTTATTTATACCTTTTTATGGTATTTATATAGCTATTGTTTCAGTTGTAGAGTTTGCCAAAGTATTTGGAAAAGATACAGGTTTTGCTATCGGATTGATATTATTACCTATTGTGTTTTATCCTATGCTTGCTTTCGGAGATGCCCAATATCAAGGCACAATGGCAGGCGAAAAAGTATATGATGACGGTATTTTAGATAGAGGATAA
- a CDS encoding FAD-linked oxidase C-terminal domain-containing protein, translated as MSLDIANFKETSQNHFGKLTPQILQDFEKIVGAAYIFTDDKNRDTYSRDHTEDYSFLPDVVLKPRTPQEISEIMKICNEHILPVTPRGGGTSLSGGALPTNHGVVISMERFNEIIEIDTLNLQATVETGVITEVFQNAVKEKNLFYPPDPASKGSCFIGGNVSHNSGGPKAVKYGVTRDYVLNLEVVLPTGEIIWTGANVLKNSTGYNLTQLITGSEGTLGIVTKIVFKLRPYPHKNIALLVPFESNEEACRAISAIYIAGVTPSGMEFMEREAIERTAFYLEDKMNQKTNIDLPSTIQAHLIIELDGNNEESMMQDAEKIVETLENGFKIGEILFADSEAQKEELWRLRKNISPAVNAYSLTKAEDVVVPRGNLPELITSIKRIGDEYGFRSVCFGHAGDGNLHVNVLKEQISEEDWNTKVVDGIGEIFKEVVRLGGMLSGEHGIGIAKRPYMSIALGEVNLRLMREIKKVFDPNGILNAGKIF; from the coding sequence ATGTCTTTAGATATTGCAAACTTCAAAGAAACGTCACAAAATCATTTTGGGAAACTTACTCCTCAAATTCTTCAAGATTTTGAGAAAATTGTAGGTGCAGCATACATTTTTACAGACGATAAAAACCGAGATACTTACTCTCGTGATCATACTGAAGATTATTCTTTTTTACCTGATGTCGTTTTAAAACCACGCACACCTCAAGAAATTAGTGAAATAATGAAAATTTGTAATGAGCATATTTTGCCTGTTACACCTCGTGGTGGGGGAACAAGTTTGAGTGGAGGTGCATTGCCAACCAATCATGGTGTGGTAATTTCTATGGAACGCTTCAATGAAATTATCGAAATTGATACATTAAATCTCCAAGCAACTGTAGAAACAGGCGTAATTACTGAAGTTTTCCAAAATGCAGTCAAAGAAAAAAATCTTTTTTATCCACCTGACCCAGCAAGTAAAGGAAGTTGTTTTATTGGTGGCAATGTTTCACACAATTCAGGAGGACCAAAAGCTGTAAAATATGGTGTCACTCGTGATTATGTCTTGAATTTGGAAGTTGTTTTGCCAACAGGAGAAATTATTTGGACAGGTGCAAATGTCTTGAAAAACTCTACTGGTTATAATCTTACGCAATTAATCACTGGAAGCGAAGGAACTTTAGGAATTGTAACTAAAATTGTATTCAAACTTCGTCCTTATCCTCATAAAAATATTGCTTTACTAGTTCCTTTTGAAAGTAATGAAGAAGCATGTAGAGCTATTTCAGCCATTTATATTGCAGGAGTTACTCCTTCTGGGATGGAATTTATGGAACGAGAAGCTATTGAAAGAACAGCTTTTTACCTAGAAGATAAAATGAATCAAAAGACAAATATTGATTTGCCTTCTACTATACAAGCGCATTTGATTATCGAATTGGATGGAAACAACGAAGAATCAATGATGCAAGATGCCGAAAAAATTGTTGAGACATTAGAAAATGGCTTTAAAATAGGAGAAATTTTGTTTGCCGATTCGGAAGCTCAAAAGGAAGAACTTTGGAGATTGCGTAAAAATATTTCGCCTGCCGTAAATGCTTATTCACTCACAAAAGCAGAAGATGTAGTTGTTCCTCGTGGAAATTTGCCTGAGCTTATTACTTCTATCAAAAGAATTGGTGATGAGTATGGTTTTCGTTCAGTTTGTTTTGGGCATGCAGGTGATGGAAATCTACATGTAAATGTATTGAAAGAACAAATTTCGGAAGAAGATTGGAACACAAAAGTAGTAGATGGAATTGGAGAAATTTTTAAAGAAGTCGTTCGGTTGGGTGGCATGCTTTCAGGCGAACACGGAATTGGAATTGCCAAACGTCCGTATATGTCTATTGCGTTAGGTGAAGTAAATCTAAGATTGATGAGAGAAATCAAAAAAGTATTTGACCCAAATGGAATATTAAACGCAGGTAAGATATTTTAA